A genomic window from Amia ocellicauda isolate fAmiCal2 chromosome 15, fAmiCal2.hap1, whole genome shotgun sequence includes:
- the LOC136771529 gene encoding interferon gamma 1: MDSLQRSLLLFIGICLITFGRVYTIDLMSDEMKEDIKWLGDYFQSNNPRLVEGGAIFTNVLKTFEKQESEEKLLLNEILNLYIDIFNNMDNPPENPKLRQSIDHIKIRLGDLKKNAFLDNASLNLKNKLQELWEIKVNDPVVQRKAVFELKPVLLKALDIQKKVHEKMEKKRKRRHARLSQRRTSLMH; encoded by the exons ATGGATTCACTACAGAGGAGTCTGCTGCTTTTCATTGGAATTTGTCTCATAACTTTTGGAAGGGTTTATACCATTGATCTAATGTCAGATGAAATGAAGGAAGACATAAAGTGGTTAGGAGACTATTTT CAATCCAACAATCCACGGCTGGTGGAAGGAGGTGCTATATTTACCAACGTCCTGAAGACATTCGAAAAACAG GAAAGCGAGGAAAAATTACTGCTGAATGAAATACTGAATTTGTATATTGACATCTTTAACAATATGGACAACCCCCCCGAAAACCCGAAATTACGCCAAAGCATTGATCATATAAAGATACGTCTGGGAGACCTGAAGAAAAATGCATTCCTGGATAATGCATCACTCAACCTGAAGAACAAGCTACAGGAGCTGTGGGAAATTAAG GTGAATGACCCAGTTGTGCAGCGCAAAGCTGTGTTTGAACTGAAGCCGGTGTTACTAAAAGCTCTGGATATTCAAAAGAAAGTTCATGAGAAGATGGAAAAAAAGCGAAAGAGAAGGCATGCTAGGCTTTCGCAGAGAAGAACATCATTAATGCATTGA